The sequence below is a genomic window from Paenibacillus silvisoli.
CTGCAAGAAACGAAGGATTTCCTCAACTACTTCATGCTGAACATGCCGAAAAAGCAATTCGAGCTGAAGAACGCGGTGGGCAGCGGCCAAATCATCGAAGGCGACTTCAAAGCGGCAGGTTACTCCGACCTGGCAATCGCGGTGCTGGATCTGTTCAAAGGCAGCAAAGGCGGCGACTTGGCGTTCGATAACAAAATGAAGCCGGCCATCGCTCAAGTTCACCTGAGCAGCATTCAAAACATGTTCGTACAAAAAGTCGATCCTGCAAATGTAGCGCAAGAGCACCAAGCGGCATATGACTCGAACAAATAAACAACAGGTCCAGTAAGTCGTTTGCGGGTGAAGGCAGCCTAGCGTCTTCATCCGCAATACGGCTTTCTTTTTAGAAGGAGGCAAACCCCGTGAATGTTTTAAAAGTCCCGGCTCGTACAATCGCAGTATTCGTCTTGCCGTGTCTGCTGATCTATATCGGCCTCGTGTTCGTTCCGATCCTCGTATCCGTGTACGACAGCTTGCTGGATTGGGACAGCATTAACAAGGCGAAATTTATCGGGCTCGATAATTTTAAAACGATCCTTTTCGAGGATACGAACTTCTGGCCGTCCGTTCGCCGCACGCTCATGTACTCCGTCTTTTCCATGGCGGAAATTCCGATCTGTCTTTTCATTGCAGCATTGATGAACCGTTATCTCCGTAAAGCGAATACGCTTGTTTCGATTTATTTCGTACCTGTTATTTTGTCTGTCGTTATTATTGGCCAGCTTTGGAAAACGATCTACAACCCGACCGAAATGGGCGGTATGCTGAATGGCATTTTGAACGCGCTTGGCCTTGAAAGCTGGACGCACAGCTGGCTGACGGAGCCTAAGTTTGCGATGTACTGCTTATATTTCGTATCCCTTTGGCAATATTTCGGCTACCATCTGCTCATCCAATACACCGGCGTGCAGAACATTCCGAATGAAATATATGAAGCGGCCAAGATCGATGGCGCGGAAGGCTTCAAATCCGATTGGTACATTACGTATCCGATGGCGGTTCCGATTTTCAAAATTTCGATCGTGCTTGCGTTCATCGGTTCCCTGCAGGCGTTCGACCTCGTTTGGGTCATGACCGGCGGCGGCCCGGCGCACGCGACGGACACGATTTCCACGCACATGTACAATATGTCGTTCCTGTCTCTGAAGTATGGATACGGCAGCGCACTGGCAACGATTCTGGTGCTCATTTGCTTGATCTTTACGGTCGTCATCAATTTCGTCTTCAAAAAAGTCGAAGCGAAATACACCTAAGAGGGGGAGAACAGCATCATGGCAAGCTTCAAAAAAGGGATCGTGTATCTGCTTCTCTCGATCCTCGTCATCACGCAAATCTATCCGTTGTTCTGGCTGGTCATGTACTCGCTCAAGACGAACGAGCAAATTCTCGGCAGCAGCTTCTTCTCGCTGCCGACCACGCCGCAATGGGCCAACTATACGGACGCCTACAAAGGCGGCCACTACTTGAAATACCTCGGCAACAGCGTGCTCGTCACGTCGGTTACGCTGATCTGCGTCATCGTGCTCAGCTCGATGGTCGCTTATGCGATTTCCCGGTTTAAATGGAAATACGGTCCGATCATAACGCTCGTCTTCCTGCTCGGCATGATGATTCCGATGCAGGCGACGCTGCTGCCGCTGATGGTTATTTTCAAGCATATGCACATTTTGAACACGCGCTGGTCGCTCATTCTGCCGTATATCGCGTTTTCCACGCCGATCGCCGTTTTCATTCTGAGCGGCTTCATGCGAGGCATCCCGGCCGAGATCGAAGAGTCGGCTTTCATGGACGGCGCGAGCGTGTACCGGATTTTCCGCAGCATCATTTTGCCGATTTCGGTGCCGCCGATTATGACCGTTGTCATTCTGACGTTCATCACGATTTGGAACGAATACATTATGGCCGCAACATTTATTTCCGCGGAGAACTTGAAAACACTTCCATTTGGTATTTATAATTTTGTTAGTCAATACAATGCCAACTTCGGCGCAATCGGCGCTTACCTCGTGCTTGGCGCGCTGCCGGTGCTGCTCGTGTACTTCTTCTTATCCGAGAAGATTACGAAGGGCATGGTAGCCGGAGCGGTGAAAGGGTAAGGAACGGGAAGGCGGAACAATTACGTGTCGCGGGGATTCCACTCCATTCAATACAGGCTGTTCGTGCTGTTTCTGTTCAGCATGTCAGCAATCGTACTGATTGTCAGCGTTCTGTATTATAACCGTACGACGGTACAATTTCATGAGAAGGTGAGCGGCCTGGCGAAGCAGAACGTCTCGCAGACGGCAGGCTTGTTCGACCTTCTCTTGAAAGGGTATGACAGCATGTCCAAATCCGTCATAGGCAATAACGATCTTGCTCGCATTTTGAGCAACCCGTCAGTCGACAGCCCCGCTGTCGATTATTTTAATGAGCGGAGCATTACGAATATACTCGGCGCGGTCTTCCTGTCCAAGGAAGACCTTATCGGCATTCACGTGCTGACGGACCGGGGCAAAGTGTACAACTACGGCAACTACGCCAACGTGATCGACCCCGATTACGCCAAAAGCGAATGGTATCAGAAGGTGAAGCAATCGCCGGGGAGCATGGTTTGGCTCGGCGTCTATAATCAATCGATTATCGATCAAGTGGAGAAACAAACCGTATTCGCCTTTGGCCGGCCGATCTTTGACCTGAACAGTCATAAACGGGTCGGCATCGCCTTGTTCGAGACCAGTCCGCAGGCGATTTTGAACGCGATGGCCAATTTGAAGCTGGGAGCGCACAGCCAAGTGTATTTGATGTCCGGTGAAGGCGAGCTCATTTCCGCGACGTCGATTACTTGGGATGAAGCGTGGCTGACCGGTTTGGCGCGGCCGAAGGACGGCGTGCCCGTCGTCATGGAGCAGGACGATCAGTTGATCGTGTCCTCGAAGCTGCCCTATGCGGACTGGACCGTGCTCAGCGTAACCCCGGATCAGGATCTCAACGTGGAGCTGGCGGAGACGAAGCGGTTTTTGATTCTGGTAGGCGCTGCGCTGGTCGTCATGGCCGTACTGATCGCATCCATATTCTCGCGGACGATTTCCTCGCCGCTTAAACGGCTGATCTCCGAGATGAAGCAGGTCGAAATCGGTAATTTCCGCGGCTCGCTGAACGTGACGTCGTATCAGGAAATTAATATTTTGGTCGCGTCGTTTAACCAGATGGTGAATCAGATCGCCGAGCTCATTGAACGGGTGAAGATTTCTTCGGTCAGCGAGAAGAACGCGGAGCTGAAAGCGCTCCAGTCGCAGGTAAATCCGCATTTCCTCTATAACACGCTCGATATGATTTACTGGATGCTCGACGAGAAAGGGCATGACCGGCTCGGCGAGGTTGTGCTGTCGTTGTCGCGGCTGTTCCGTTACAGCAGCCACTGGGATGAAAGAGCGGTCAGCCTGCAAGAAGAAATCGAGCAGACGGAGCATTACCTCACCATTATCGTGACCCGGCTGGAGGGCCGCTTGAGCGTCGATATTGACGTAGCCGAGCAATGGCTGAACATCCCGCTGCCCAAAATGACGCTGCAGCCCATTATCGAGAACGCGGTCAAATACGGGCTTGAGCCGCTTGTTGACCGGTGCGGCGTGCTGCGGGTGTCCGCGGAAGCGGATGAGCTGAAGCTGCGCATCCTGGTGCAGGACAACGGCGCCGGTATCGAGGAGGCTGCGCTAGATAAGCTGAATGCTTCTTTAAGACATCCGGATGAAGCGGCCAACCCGGATGAGGAGCACGATGAGCTGCGCCTTTCCGGCGGCAGCGGCGGTGGGATCGGACTTGTTAATTTACAAAGGCGACTGCGGCATATGTACGGCGAAGCCTATGGCGTTGAGCTGCGGAGCGTCGTGAACGAGGGCACGACGGCGATCATTACGGTGCCGTTGCTGCCGGGTGTGAAGGAAGGGGGAACTGCAGGTGGCGGTGAATATCCTCATCGCGGATGACGAGGGCGTTATTCGCGAAGGCGTGAAACGGACGATTCAACGGGCTTTTCCCGATTATCACGTTCATCTGGCGGCGTCGGCGGAGGACGCGGTGCAGCTGATGGACAGCCAGCCGATCGATATCGTGCTGACCGATATTTTGATGCCGGGCATCGACGGGCTGGAATTTATGAAGATGTCGCGGCGCAAATATCCGCATGCCAAATGGGTCGTCATCTCGGCGCACTCGGAGTTTTCGTATGCGCAAAAGGCCGTGCGGCTCGGCGCCCGCGATTATTTGCTCAAGCCGATCGGCAAGCAGCGCTTGGTCGAGCTAATGGCGCAGCTTGCGGATGAGGCGCGCGAGGAATCCGTCGTGACGCGCGAAGGCGAGATGCTGAAGACGAACCTCAAATATTTGCGTGAGGCGGTGTTTCAGCGGGTGGCATCGGGGCTGGACATCGGCAACCTGGATGTCGGGCCGCTGATGGATCGCTATCCCGAGTTTCAATTAATCATGGTGCGCATCGAAGAAGCGGTCAAGAACGTGCAGCTGGAGCATTTTATTATCGAAAATGTGCTTTCGGAGCTGATCGACCGGCACGGGGAGGGCTTCGTCGTCAACTTCGACCGGCAGAGCCTGCTTGGGCTTGCGCAGTTCAAGGATGAGCGCATGAAAGCGGAGCTGCTCGGCGAGCTGCAGAAGCATCTCAGCCATTATTTGAAGCTGCCGTTCCACATTACGTCGAGCGACGTCATCCGGGAATTCAACCGGATTCCGGACGAGGTGCGGCGCCTTCGTCAGGCGCCGGCCGCCGCGGTGAGCGAGCGGCAGGAGGGCGGCGACAAAGCGATCGAGGTGGCGCTGCAATATTTGAAGGCGCACTATAATGAAGAGCTGTCGCTGGAGAAGGTGGCGTCGGTCGTGTTTTTGAACCCGATCTACTTCAGCCAGCTGTTCAAGCAGCGGACGGGACAGGGCTATAAGGATTACGTCATCAGCCTGCGCATCGAGCAAGCGAAGGAGCTGCTGCAGCAGTCGGGCCTCAAGCTGGCGGAAATCGCCGAGCGGATCGGCTATGCGGACGTGCGCCACTTCACGCAAGTGTTCCGGCGCAAAATGAACGTGACGCCGACGGAGTACCGTCAGCAGTTTCTGGCGGAGCGGTAGGTGAGGGCGGCTCCGCAGAGGCGAAGGCGCGAAGCGGTGCTTGCGCGCTGGCCGCGGATGGCGGTTAACGCGAGCGGTATAGTTACGATAGAAATGTTGCGATTTCTACAACATTTAGCCTTGGTCCTATCGAGGTGAAATGTTGCAGAAAGTACAACATTTCTATTAGAGCTGGCCGAGGTGGGGGTCTAATCTGGAGCGGGAACATGAAAGAGCTGGGCGTCGAAATGATCGACGCTCAGCTCTTTTTTAATTCTACTAATGCTCATCCCCATCATCCACGGCGACGCCGAGCTGGCGGTTCTTCTCCTTAAAGCGCGAGTTGTGCGAGGAGACGTACGCCGTTTTGTCGGCGGCGGGGTCGGTGTAGACCTTCGCGCTGTTTGCCGCGTTCACGGCGTCGGCGAAGGTGCCCGCGATCAGGTGCACCTTGCTCACATGCGTAACGAAGTCGCCGGCGGCGAAAACGCCCGGCAGGTTCGTCTCCATTTTGCCGCTGACGTTCGCATGCCAGTCGCCCATGTCCAGGCCCCAGTCGCGAATCGGGCCGAAGTTGTAGCGCAGGCCATGGTTCACGATGACGGCATCGATCATCACCTGCTCGACCTCGCCGGTTTCCATATGCGAGATCGATACGCGGTCGATCATGCTACCGTCGCTGCTGTGCAGCGCCTGCACGGCATAAGGCGTCCGCACGTCGGCGGACGACTCCTTCATCCGCGTCACATTGCGCTCGTGGCCGCCGAACTGATCGCGCCGGTGCACGACGGTTAAGCTGGCCGCGATCGGCTCGATCATGTTCGCCCAATCGACCGCGGAATCGCCGCCGCCCGAAATCAGCACATGCTTGCTCCGGAATTCCTCCAGCGATTGCACCGTATAGTGCAAATTCGAAACCTCGAACCGGTCCGCGCCTTCGATATCCAGCTTCGCCAGCTCCAATATGCCATAGCCGATCGCCAGCACGACCGAGCGCGTCCAGTGCTTCTCGCCGGAAGCGGCGGTAAGCACTATCGTCCCGTCAGCCTGATGCTCCAGCCCGACAATATGTTGGCCGAGCACGATCGTCGGATCGAAGGTCAGCGCCTGCGTCACGAGCTGCTTGATCAGATCGGCGCCAAGCGTAGGCGTGAGCCCCCCGACATCCCATATCATTTTCTCCGGATAAATGAGAATGCGTCCTCCGAGCTCCTCGCGCGCTTCGATCAGCTTGGTTTTCATCTCCCGCATCCCGCTATAGAAAGCGGTGTACAGCCCGGCCGGGCCTCCTCCGATAATGGTCACATCGAATAATTCCAACTCATGGTTCATCCTGACTTCCCACTTTCATCCATATAATCCAAAACAACCGCCTCCATGTCCATCGGCGGCCAAAGGCCGGCAATCCGGCATGAAAAGTTGTTGACAAAACCGTCTGACGGGCTTAAAGTTTGAGATGTCCCTGACACTGATAATCATTATCAATCAAATCGACATCATTATCATACAACGAAAGTAGGAGAAATCAAATGAACAAATTGTTAATTCCCATGCTGGTCCTGTTCGTCCTAGTGCTTAGCGCCTGCGGCAGCAACGGTGCTAACAACGGCGGCAACAACGCCGAGACAGCGGCTAACGCCAATAATTCCGCGGCGAACGCAGCGGATTCCGCGAATGCGAATAACTCCGCCTCCACAGAAGCATCCGGCACGATTACATACCAGTCCCAGACAGGTCCGGTCGAAGTGCCGGACAACCCGCAGCGCGTTATCGTGCTGGCAGGCTTCGCTGGCGACGTCATGTCGTTCGGCGTCAATCTGGTCGGCGTCGATTCGTGGTCCAAAATGAACCCGCGCTTCCAGGATAAGCTGAAGGACGTAGCGGAAGTAACGGACGAGAGTCTGGAGAAAATTTTGGAGCTGAAGCCCGACCTGATCATCGGTCTGGATAACGTAAAGAACATCGACAAGCTGAACGAGATCGCGCCGACGGTTGTGTACACGTACGGCAAGGTGGACTACCTGACGCAGCATCTTGAAATCGGCAAGCTGCTCAATAAGGAGAAGGAAGCGCAAACTTGGATTGACGATTTCAAGCAGCGCGCGGCTAAAGCAGGCGAGGAAATCAAAGCGAAGATCGGCGCCGACACGACGATTTCCGTTATCGAGTCGTTCGATAAGCAGCTGTACGTATACGGCGACCACTGGGGCCGCGGAACGGAAATTCTGTACCAGGCAATGGGACTAGCGATGCCGGCGAAGGTCAAG
It includes:
- a CDS encoding carbohydrate ABC transporter permease, with the translated sequence MNVLKVPARTIAVFVLPCLLIYIGLVFVPILVSVYDSLLDWDSINKAKFIGLDNFKTILFEDTNFWPSVRRTLMYSVFSMAEIPICLFIAALMNRYLRKANTLVSIYFVPVILSVVIIGQLWKTIYNPTEMGGMLNGILNALGLESWTHSWLTEPKFAMYCLYFVSLWQYFGYHLLIQYTGVQNIPNEIYEAAKIDGAEGFKSDWYITYPMAVPIFKISIVLAFIGSLQAFDLVWVMTGGGPAHATDTISTHMYNMSFLSLKYGYGSALATILVLICLIFTVVINFVFKKVEAKYT
- a CDS encoding NAD(P)/FAD-dependent oxidoreductase, giving the protein MNHELELFDVTIIGGGPAGLYTAFYSGMREMKTKLIEAREELGGRILIYPEKMIWDVGGLTPTLGADLIKQLVTQALTFDPTIVLGQHIVGLEHQADGTIVLTAASGEKHWTRSVVLAIGYGILELAKLDIEGADRFEVSNLHYTVQSLEEFRSKHVLISGGGDSAVDWANMIEPIAASLTVVHRRDQFGGHERNVTRMKESSADVRTPYAVQALHSSDGSMIDRVSISHMETGEVEQVMIDAVIVNHGLRYNFGPIRDWGLDMGDWHANVSGKMETNLPGVFAAGDFVTHVSKVHLIAGTFADAVNAANSAKVYTDPAADKTAYVSSHNSRFKEKNRQLGVAVDDGDEH
- a CDS encoding response regulator, whose translation is MNILIADDEGVIREGVKRTIQRAFPDYHVHLAASAEDAVQLMDSQPIDIVLTDILMPGIDGLEFMKMSRRKYPHAKWVVISAHSEFSYAQKAVRLGARDYLLKPIGKQRLVELMAQLADEAREESVVTREGEMLKTNLKYLREAVFQRVASGLDIGNLDVGPLMDRYPEFQLIMVRIEEAVKNVQLEHFIIENVLSELIDRHGEGFVVNFDRQSLLGLAQFKDERMKAELLGELQKHLSHYLKLPFHITSSDVIREFNRIPDEVRRLRQAPAAAVSERQEGGDKAIEVALQYLKAHYNEELSLEKVASVVFLNPIYFSQLFKQRTGQGYKDYVISLRIEQAKELLQQSGLKLAEIAERIGYADVRHFTQVFRRKMNVTPTEYRQQFLAER
- a CDS encoding iron-hydroxamate ABC transporter substrate-binding protein, which codes for MNKLLIPMLVLFVLVLSACGSNGANNGGNNAETAANANNSAANAADSANANNSASTEASGTITYQSQTGPVEVPDNPQRVIVLAGFAGDVMSFGVNLVGVDSWSKMNPRFQDKLKDVAEVTDESLEKILELKPDLIIGLDNVKNIDKLNEIAPTVVYTYGKVDYLTQHLEIGKLLNKEKEAQTWIDDFKQRAAKAGEEIKAKIGADTTISVIESFDKQLYVYGDHWGRGTEILYQAMGLAMPAKVKEMTDKEGYYALSTEVLPDYMGDYVIFSKNAEADNSFQTTDTYKNTKAAKNNHVIEVDATSFYFNDALTLDYQLETLTKGILGGE
- a CDS encoding carbohydrate ABC transporter permease, with translation MASFKKGIVYLLLSILVITQIYPLFWLVMYSLKTNEQILGSSFFSLPTTPQWANYTDAYKGGHYLKYLGNSVLVTSVTLICVIVLSSMVAYAISRFKWKYGPIITLVFLLGMMIPMQATLLPLMVIFKHMHILNTRWSLILPYIAFSTPIAVFILSGFMRGIPAEIEESAFMDGASVYRIFRSIILPISVPPIMTVVILTFITIWNEYIMAATFISAENLKTLPFGIYNFVSQYNANFGAIGAYLVLGALPVLLVYFFLSEKITKGMVAGAVKG
- a CDS encoding sensor histidine kinase; its protein translation is MSRGFHSIQYRLFVLFLFSMSAIVLIVSVLYYNRTTVQFHEKVSGLAKQNVSQTAGLFDLLLKGYDSMSKSVIGNNDLARILSNPSVDSPAVDYFNERSITNILGAVFLSKEDLIGIHVLTDRGKVYNYGNYANVIDPDYAKSEWYQKVKQSPGSMVWLGVYNQSIIDQVEKQTVFAFGRPIFDLNSHKRVGIALFETSPQAILNAMANLKLGAHSQVYLMSGEGELISATSITWDEAWLTGLARPKDGVPVVMEQDDQLIVSSKLPYADWTVLSVTPDQDLNVELAETKRFLILVGAALVVMAVLIASIFSRTISSPLKRLISEMKQVEIGNFRGSLNVTSYQEINILVASFNQMVNQIAELIERVKISSVSEKNAELKALQSQVNPHFLYNTLDMIYWMLDEKGHDRLGEVVLSLSRLFRYSSHWDERAVSLQEEIEQTEHYLTIIVTRLEGRLSVDIDVAEQWLNIPLPKMTLQPIIENAVKYGLEPLVDRCGVLRVSAEADELKLRILVQDNGAGIEEAALDKLNASLRHPDEAANPDEEHDELRLSGGSGGGIGLVNLQRRLRHMYGEAYGVELRSVVNEGTTAIITVPLLPGVKEGGTAGGGEYPHRG